The Flavobacterium galactosidilyticum nucleotide sequence CAGCATGTAAGTCAACATAGGTATTATTACTATTGTGTAATTTTAAATTGAATGACGGTGATTGTATTATTGAAATTTGGGTATGATATAATTTGTTTCTTGAACTAGCTTCCTTTGTATTTGGAATAATTTCTTCTAATAAATTTGACTCTAAATTTTTGAGAGCTGAAAGCATTTCTTCAGCTGTTTTAAATCTATCTTCCGTATTGGTTTCAATTGCTTTTGAAATGAAGTTTGAAAATTCATTTGAAATACGAGGTTCAATTGATTTTGGAGTATTGGCTTTCCTATCTCGTATAGGCATTTTATTGGGATGCCAAGGATATTGTTTACAAATTAACTCAAATAAAGTAACACCTAAAGCAAACAAATCAGCGGATAAATCCCAGTTTACTTTATAATTACTTTCTATTAAATCAGGAGCTAAATATGGGTTTGTACCTACAAAATCTTTGTTTTGATTCATAGTTGAAGCTACATTAAAATCAATCAACACAAAACGTTCACCATTATCCCAAATGATGTTTTGCGGTTTAATATCCCTATGAATTATTGGTTTTTCTCTGTTTTGCATCGCAACTAATGCGGAAAGAATATCTACGCCAACATTATACGCTTGATGTATTGGTAGACTTATATCTGTTGAAGTATATTGTCTTAGATTCTCTCCTTCTAAGTATTCCATCAATGTGTAAAATTGACCGGAAGGTGTTTCACCATTCCACTTAAATTTGACAATATTTTGATGGTTTAATTCGATTAAAGCTGCGTATTCATCTTTTACAGAATTTACATTTACACTATCGTTAAAAAGTTTCAGCGTATAAAAATTATCTTGCAAGCGATGCTTTACCTTAAAAACTTTAGAATATCCACCTTTGCCTAAAACTTTATGTATTGCAAAATCGCCAATTGTATCTCCTTCTTTAATTTCTTCAAAAGATATTATTTTCGATGGCTCGTTTTTTTCCTCATCCTTTTTACTTTTAGTTGTATTTAAAGATATAGCATTGTCAATTATCTCTTGTAGTTTTTCAATACTTTCAATACGCAGAAACTCATCTGTAATTATAGTCTTAGAACAAATCTCGTCAATCCATTTAGGAAGATTAGTGTTTACATGAGATGGCATTAGATTATCTGGTAATTTACCTCCTAAATTATTTAACTCAAAAGGTGAGGAAAAAGGCTCTTTGTCTGTAAATAACCAATAAATCAATACTCCTAAAGAATAAACGTCTGAGGCAATAGAAGCATCACCAATAGTCAATTCTAATGGATGATAGGCAGTTGCATTACTTTGATTTATGGTTGGCATAACCGTATAACCTTCATCTGAATGGTCCATAAAATATGACTTACCAAAGTTTCCTAAATAAGCATATCCACTGTTTAAATAAATGTTGTCTGGATTGATGTCTCTATGGAAAATATTTTCTTTATGTGCTTCTTTTAAAGCCACCATTACGTTTTTGATAATATCAACCTTTTCTTTGAACGTAAATGTTTTAATTCGAGATTCAGAACGCAAAGAGTTTTCGTCCATGAGATCTGATATTTCGTAGAATAAATGGTTTTCCTCATCAATTCTAAAATCAACGTTTAAAATAAAAGGTTTTCCTTTTATATTTTTGAGTGCGTTGTATTGGTTTTTAATTTTGTCTTCTCTATTTTTTAATTCCTTAGGAGACAAACCAACCACCTGCATAGCGTACTCTTTTATTCTTCTGTTTGATGATGTCGATCCGATTTGCTTCGCCAAGTATTCTACAAAATTGTTTTCTTGATGAAGTATTTTGATAATTTCAAATTCATATATGCGTTTCTTTTCTTCTGCTCTTTTTTGATTTTGCTGACCTGTTAGATAATTAAGAATTGGCTTTTGAATGTCTTCAATTGCATCTTCACTTTTATTCAATTCACCGGCATCTGTAATAAAATTGATTAACCTTTTATTTAGTTGAAAGGTTAGTTTATCGTCTTCAGGAGTAATAATAGGAATGGTATAGTTATCATACGAAAGAGTAACGATATTTTGAACCCAAGCTCTTGCCCAAGATGGATTGAACTCTTTTAGCTTTGATGCTAAAATTGCCGATTTTTGCCGATTGGTTCTTAATGGATTTCTACGAGGTTGGTCGTTTAAATACCAAGTATTATCATCTCCTTCAATACGACCACGCCAATCTTTATTTTCAATATTAAAAATCGCATGTGGTGCAATTACAATTAGATCATATTCCCAATATTGAGTAAGATTATTTTTTGTGTTTGTAGAAATTAATTCAACATTAGGAATTAAAAAGAAATCATCTGGAAGATTGACTTCTAAAAAATCCATTAGTTTTTTTTCTCCAGCGTTTACTACACTATCAAAATAGGTGGGTTTAACTATTATTGCCATGCGTCTATTTCTTTTTCGATTAAGTCTATTGCTTGGTTTTCTTGTAAAATTGCTTGGTTTATATTAGATAAATAAATCTCAATTTTAGTTTCAATTAAAAGAATTTTGTCCTTATCTAAAATGGGAACTTTAATATCACCAATATATTCTTCATTTAAATGTAGAATTACAGACCCATAAGAGCCCGATACTAATGAATTAATACCAATATTAGATTTTAAAAATGCAAATAAATATTTATTGCTTACAGCAGAATTATCTTTAAGCACGATTCTAATTGCATCTTCAGATACTGCAAATCCTTCTATACAAGGTAATGAATAGACCGTGTCACCTAGTGTTCCGCTTCTAGTAGTTAAAAGCCAACCTTCTTTAACAATGAAGCCTTTTGAAGCTTTCTCGCTTATGAATTTTTCGGTTTTTGTAGGATTTGCTTTTTGCATTTCAGAAGTTGATAAAAATGGGATGCCATTTTGAACATAATTTCTTTTTGATCTTGGCCCTATAAATATACCGCTCGTTAAATCCTTAAGTGTTACAAATTCAATATTTTGTTTATTTATAATATTTTCAACATTTGCAGAAACAACATTATAATTAGCGTCAAATCTTTTTTTATGATCATTAATTTTATTTATACAAATATTAGAAGTAATATACCCACCAGATTTATATTTAATATCCATAAAATCAAACAATTCAAGACATTCCTTCAAATATTGATTTGCTTCAACTCGCAGATTGGCTGAGTCTACAATTAATTGATGAAGTAATTGTTGCTTCTTTTCCTCCAATAATGGTACTGGAATAGCTTTAATCATTTCTTCAGAAATATATGGTTGTACACCACCGGATGCTAATTTGTGGAAAAATGTATTACCATATTTAGATACTAAATAGGCATAAATATATCCTGATATTTTTTTATCTTTTGCAGTAATTCTAATTATATTATCAGAACCCATTGCTTTTAATTCTTCATATTCTGAATTAATGTAAGAAGTTTGTCCAATTGCACCAACCCGACCAGTTACAATCATTCCTTCTTTAAGCACAGATTTTTCGTCAAAACCATGTTTTTTTGAATTGAAATTACAATTTTCAAAAGGATTATTTTTTGAAATATCTGAATTGCTCAAATATGGATAACCTTTCTCTTTTGAAGTATAAATTCTTTTTGTACGTCCGGCAGTAAATATCTCAGAAGCTAAATTACCAAGAAAATCAAACTTCATTTTTTGAATTTTACTCGAATACAAAACTCCTTCAGATAAATGATAGGAACCATCAAACCTTAAAGAAGAATTAATTTCATTATAGTTTATTGTTGCGTATTTCATCTAAAATCTATTTTTGAATTTAATAAATTCTTCCACAATTTTTGGTAAGTCATCATCTAAAAGTTTCTGTTTTTCCTTACGTACTTTTACTTCTTTAATTTCGTCTTTATTTGTAATTACATATTTGTTTTCAACTGTATAAAGAATTTCAGCACCATCTTCGTCTCTAACATAAATAGGATTTCCTCTTCGGTCTTTCCCTAATTTCTCTGCAATTGCCATAAACACATCATAATCTTCATCCGTTTCGCGCGCAATATTTTTAGTATTATCTGTTTTCTTTTCTAAAAACAACAAAGAGGATTGAACACCCACTTGAGGTAAAAAGGCCTCAACTGCTAAATCTACAGAAGCTAAAATTTTGAAATTTTCTAAAATCCATTCTCTTACTGGTAAGGTGTTTGGATTTCCTAAAATACCATCGGGCAATACTATTGCCATTTTACCACCTGGTTTTAATAATTTGTAACAAGCTTCTATGAATAGTACTTCCGGAGCATCTGAATATTTAGATAAAAAGAATTTAGCGGCAATTTCTTGCTCTACCTTTACTTTAGCACCAAATGGAGGATTAGTAAAAATCATATCGAATTTACCGCGAGCATCATCAGTATAATTGTTATCGATGTCTTGCATTTTATCTAAGCTCTTTTTTATAGATGCTTTAATTTTTTCTAATTCGTTAGGATCTTCCCAGTTTGGGTAATCTAAAGAATTTACGTGAAAAATATTTGCGTGACCATCACCAGCCATCACCATGTTCATACGAGCTGCCTTTTTTAAATCTGGATCAAAATCAAAACCATAAATATTGGTTTCGGCATATTTACGAACTCTTTCATTTACTTCATAGGTATTGAATTTTTCAATTAGCAAAACCTCTTCCAAATCAGGATATAATTCTTTTGCAATTTGTTTCCTTACATGTTCTAATACCATAACTAAAAAACCTCCTGAACCACATGCCGGGTCCAAAACACGAGTTTTTTCGTTAGGATTAAGCATTTCAACCATTGCTCTAACAATGTTTCTTGGTGTGAAAAATTGACCTGCTTCTTGTTTTAAAGTGTTGCTTACAATAGTTTCATACGCCATTCCTTTTACATCGACAGTTGCATCTAGAAATGAATATTTAGCTAATTCACTAGCAATAAAAGCAATCCCTTTATCTGTAAGTGCTATTGCTTCGTTTCCATCGAAAACATCTGAAAAGGTACTTTCACCTTTTAATTCTTCAAATATATCTTTTATACGTTTGGCGACACTTTTTCTTCCTTCATCAGTATTTTTTTCTTTTATTCCAACCCAAAATTTTCTGCGGTATGATTCACCAGTTTCTATACAAATAAATCGTCTTTTTTCATCGTATAGTTTACAAAAGATAAGGTATAACAATTGCCAAAAGGCATCTTTTTTTCGCCCTTCATTGCCATAAATATAGTCGTGAGAACGTTTGAAAACCTTTATTAAAGAGTCATTTGCTGGTTTGCGGCTATGAGAACGGTCAGCACGATCAAGATCATCGATAGATTCACCATGTCCTGGAATATCTGCTAAATCAGAAAAGATAAAATCGAAACCTAAAGTATCGTCTTCTTTTTGAAGGTATTTTAAATCATTGCCATTCGTCCAAAGACCGAAATCACAATTATCTAAAGCAGCTAGAGCATTCTCTAAAGTGATGGTAACACCTTTCTTTTTATCGTTTTCCTTTATTTTCTCATCTTGAACGACTGCGATTCTAATAATGTCTTCTTGATTTTGATTGGAATTTTCTTGATAAACAACTACTTCAACTTTTTGTTTTTTTGTCTTAGCAGTGTCCGGATCTACGAATGTTATATTTATATCACGAGCAATGTTTTTTAAATCAAAACCATACTCTTCACTAAGCATACGGATTATAGATTGTATATTTTTTTCTTGTGAAGTTGCTTTTTTGGGTTTGTCTGTTAAAACACAAACTAATTGATTGTCTTCAATAATAATTTCTTCAGTTGCCATATTTAGTTTTGTTATTTTTTTAATTGATTTACGATTATTTGAATACATTCATATAATTCATCGAATTGTAAACCTGTGTGTGTTTCTATCATTTGATTTAAAAGTACGCTCCCTTCTTTCTTTTCTAGTTCAACATTTAGCGTGGCAATTAAAAAATCTAGAAGCTTTGCATTATCTTTAACTAACTCTTTTAGATCAATTCCTATTAAACTTGAACTAGCTTTAAGTTCAGTATAATTTTCAATATCATATACTTGATCATAATATTCTGTTGCTGCTCTTTCATCATTAATATTTAAATAGTTCTTCATAATGAAGACTAAGTCATCAGCATCTTTATTTACTTTTTGATTTCGGTCTCTCCAGGCAACAATTTTTAAAAGGAAGATGCCTATTAGGTTTACTACATCAAATTCAATTTCATCATCTAATGTTACAGAAACAGTTGCTTTTTGAACTTCATTAAAGCCTAATACAGTCATTGCGAAGTCTTGGTCTGGAGGCCAATAGATTTTATCATTTTCCTCCATTATATCTCCATACGGAACAATATCTAATTCAAATTTATCCAAATATAAAAACCTTTGTTTTTGATTTTTATCCTTAGAAAAATTATCAAGTTTAGTAAGTTCTTCTGAAATTTCTTTGAACTTTTCCCATTTATCAATAGTAATTGCAATATCAATATCTTGAGTTCTTCTTCCTGATTGCTCACCATTTATTTCTAAAATAATATCTCTTGCTGTTGCACCTATAACAAAAAATTTAACTCCTTCTTTTTCAAAAAAAGGAATTAATTCTTCGAGTAAAGGCTTCAATAATGGATGCTCTATTTTTTCGCTACTTATTTTATAACTCATTTTCTAATATCATTTTAGCAGCTTCTATATTTCTACTGTTATTTGTTCCCATTAAATCGGCATAAACAACCAGAGATGGTGCCAGATTATTATTAATTTTTGATAAACTTTCTAACCAACAAGTATTATAAATCTTAACATTACCGTTGTTATCAGGGATTAATTTTAACTCTTTGCCTAAATTTGTTAATTCCTCGTTTGAATAAATCGTATATTCCAGAGGTTTAAGGTAGTTTGTTATTTTTTCAGCAGCAGGTTCACCTCCGAAAAATATATTATTGTTTTTATTATTATTTACGGATAACCGTAATTGTTCAATATTTATAGCTTTATATGCTTTTCTAAACAATCTAGGCTTTAAGGTTTCATTGTACGCAATAAACCATCTTTCTATAAGTTCATCAATATTTTTAAGGATTCTTTTTTCTTTTGATTTTAAGATATAATTATTATTCTCTAATTCTTTCATTATTTGACTCACAGAACCTAACGCAATATTAGATTGATCAGCCAATGCTCTGTATGAAAAATCAAGAGATTCTTTATTAGTAATTAACAATAATATCAATTTCAAACCAGCTTCTTGAAATACTCTAGCTTGATTAACATTTTTAGGTTTGATATGTTTTTTTCCTTCAATAATTATCTTTAAATCTTTTGTGTTTATATAACAATTTCCTGCTACATCTAAATAATTGATTTTGTTTTCAATTAATGAATCTGCGACATCTTTTGCTATATATTCACCAACAAAAAGTGTGTTTTTATTGTTTATTATTGAATTCCTAAATTCATTTATTTGATTAATTATTATGCTCAAATTAGAATTTCTGGCGTTTTTCTTAGCTATACAATAAAACGTTTGATCATTGATTTGTATAACAGCGTCATAAGGCTTTCTGTTACTATCAATAGTAATTTCAGACTTTATAAGTTCTTGTAAATTAGAGAAGGCTTCGTAGACAAAATCATTATCCTTATACATAGTGTTCAATATTTATTAATGTTCATTGACAATGAACGTTCAAATATAATGAACATAATATTAACAAAAAAATTATTCTATGAAAAAAAACAACTTCAAATGTATTTAATATTAAAAAGGCAAGGAGGGTAAGGTAATTTGGGATAAAAGATTTTTTATTATTTTAAAAAATAAAAAACAGATTTATGTGGCTTTTCTGGCGCAAAGTGGAACTGCAACTTTATCGTTTTGCATTATTGTAGTCTTATGCTACCCGATTGTTTGAAATGGAAAAAAATAAAAAATGTTTGTTGTGTTTTTTGGTTACCCTGCCTGCCCTTTGAATTTAGTGCAAAATGGTAGAAAGAAAAGAAACAAAAAAAAGTGACTAAATATTGAATTTAGTCACTGATTAAATTGATTAGCACAGATAACAATTACTTTTGTTCTTCGTCTACAGTTTTGTTTTTATTGTCAACTTCTTCGTAGGTGTTTTCGATTAAAGCATATACTGCCAAGCCATTTTTTTTTAGTCTGATGAAGTTGTGTTTTTTTAATGCTTTCCCTAATTTGTTTATTGTTGCATCATTAATATTTATTTTAGCTTTTTCAGCAATTTTTGATGCTATCTGAGAAGCATTTAAAAAAATATTTGCTTTGTCTCTCTCGCAAGGTGAAAACCACGTTAACAATAATTCTTCTTCTGGGCTATGTAGTTGGTATTGTTCGTTATTTTCGGTGATGGATTTGATTTCTTCCTGATCAAACCAAAATCTAAAACCACTTTTAAAAAGAAACAAAGCTTGTGAAAAAGCCATATTAATATCCACATCGTGCTGGTATTTGATGCCTTCCAACTCGAAACAAAGAAACCTTCTACTTCCTGTACTATCGTTTAAGAACTGTGCTGTATTGACACTTCCAGCAAATGATGCGCGTCTTGGCATTGTTTCATTATTGTGTCCGTAGGCTTTTCTCATTCTGATTTGGGTTTTTGTAATGATTTCTTTGAGTGATCCAATTTCAGAACGGTTTAAATTTTCCAGCTCGTCCAAATTAATTAACATACATTCCGCTAGTTGTACCAATGTATCTTTATTGTTTGGGTTTATAGTACCGGAAAATAAATACTCTTTCAAAGGTTTTGGAACTAACTTTTCAACCCAAGTTGTTTTACCTAATCCTTGTTTGCCACTAAAGACAATTACAGTGTGATTGATTACTTTTTCATCTAGCACACATCCCACCATTGCCACCAACCATTTTTTGAAACATTGCTGCCAAAGGTCTTGTTTTGTGGTCGTTATTGTGTTGGCTAATTCGGTAATATAATCGGTCTTTTCATCATAAGTAGGCAAATTGAAAAAGTAATCTTCAAATGGATTGAACAGCTCACAAAAATCAGAATACAATAGATTTCTTAATGAAGATAAATTTGTTTTAATTCGACCTTTTAGACATTCGCGAAGCATTGAATTTTCAATAAAATCATTCATTACATTCCATTTCTTTTTGCCAAAATATTGAAACTCTAACTTACCTGAAACCATATTATGACGAAATACATATCTTGTTGATAAAAACAGCTCTAAACGGTCTATTTGAGTTGGTTTTGGTTTGTCTTCGTCGTCTTCATCAGTTGTATCTGTAATTGAAAAATTGGCTGCCTTTTTTGGTTTATTAGGTTGTTCAAATTTTTCATTTTTACCAAACTCGTGAATGTTACCATAGGCACTGTTTACTGCTTGTGTTACTTCCTTTTCATCATAGCCAAAATCTGTTAGAATATATCCTAGAGCTTCCTGTAATGCAATACCTTTTCGGTTTAGATTACACGCAAGTTGGTGTACGAATACGTTGCGACTACCATTCACGAATTGCACTTTTTTTTCAGTAAAATTTACGCAATGGTTGTAGATGGCATCGGTGTTGTCGGTTGTTGGTTGCACTTCGACAGGCTCAGTGTGACAAACGTTTTCAAGAGGCATCTCGACTGCGCTCGATGTGACAAAGGTTGAAGCGTTTTCATTTAGGTATAGATTTTCATCCCAGGAATAAAAACATAGTCTTGTTACATCTTTGCCTGATTTGTCGATTTCTAGTTTTAGAATACTTTCATAATGTGCTTGGACCAATAGAAATGCTTCTTTGTGATTTGCTTTGTCTGAATTTATTTTTACCAGAATTTTTAATCCGTTTCCAGATGGACTAATAAAACACGCATACGTGAACTCACTTTGTGCAGCTATCATCTTTGCATTTTGTAATTGTTCTTTGCTTAATTTGTCGATGTCGAGAATGATGCAATTTGAATATTCTGCCAAGAACTCCAATTTACGACCACCAACAAACTTACCTGAAGGTGTGAATGCCGGAAGTGATTTTTTGGCTTTGTTGTATGCTTCCTCTTTCTTTTCAGCCAGTGATTTACGCAAATAAATTATGCCGGGTTTGTACTTTCCTGTTTTGATTTCTTCTAAAATTGTTGGAATTGTTTTGTGTTCCACCACTTCGTTGAAATTCTTGAATATTGTTACCATAGTTTAGAGTTGATAGTTGTTGGTTGGCAGTTGTTGGTTCTCATTTGTGTGAAGTCTGCATTCACAAACTTCACAAGTTCCGTTGCAGCTGCTCATACTATCGTCCTTTAAATGATTTGTTGTAATGCTCCGTAAGGAGTTTTTCAACATCAGAAAGTTTGTAATAGATTTTGTTTCCCACTTGACTAAATGAAATTTTACCTTCGTCTCTCCAGGTTTGGGCTGTACGTTTTGAAATTTTCATCAATAATAGAAATTCTTGATTGTCCAGAAAGGTTTCTTTCTTAGGGTCAGCCTTGATAGAGATTTGGCTTTGAATTGTGTCTAATTTACTCATTAGATCTGTGAACTGGTCTTTTGTGAAGATAATTGCATCCATTTTTAAATGTTTTAAATTGTTATGGTGCAAATGTGAGAAGTAGTAAAAAGTCTTTTAGTCCCCACTTGGTCTCCAGGGGACCATTTTGTTTAAAGCAATTTGTCGATGTCCAGTCTTTTATGGGTGTTCGGACGTTTATCCTCTTTGGAAGGTTTGAGGATTGTTTTGACTGTTAGGGGACTTATTTCTTTACCCTCCTTATCCAAGAAGGAATTTACAATCCAATCCGCTAGATCGTTTGTGTTTTCGTCAATATAAGGTTTGCCATCAATAAAAAGTTCGCGATTTAATTGGTAAAACATATCTACTAATTGGTTTAGATTTCCATTGAATTTTAGTTTTTTGTTTGGATTTGGGCTGCTTAATTTTAGTTTTTGAGCTTCTTCAATTGCCGCTTGTATTTTTTGTAAGGCATAAATATTCTCTATTTCTTTGGTGCATTGTGCATCATAAAACGGTGTCTTTTGATTGATAAACTCAATATTAGCTTGTTGGTATTCAAACATTTCTTTTGTTAACAACAATATTTTTTGATTGTCATCATTGATATTATCCAACTGCTTTTTTATCTCATAAAATGAGAAATGACGGTCTTCACTTTCAGCATTAATGAATTTTTTAGGAGTTTTTACTACAGGTTCTTTTACTCTGGAAGATTGCAGCTCAGTTCGTTTTTTCTCGATTAAAAAATACAATTTATTGTATCTACTCATAGCTGTTTTGGAACTGAAAAAGGCTTCATTATTGGCTAATAATTTTTCGAGTTTACATATCCATATTTCCGGGTTCTTCACCTGGTTGAATTGATAATCGATAAATGCAGGAAATTGGGATTGTTTGAGTTCTAGAATTTTTGCAATTAAAGCATTGCAATAGTTTTGAATAGTGATTTTTTCTTCAACGATTATATCAAATAAAGGATTTCTGGCTAGAGCCGAAGGCACTGCCAATAATTCTACAAACGGAGCTGTTTGCATATTTTGATCCTTTGAATTCAAATTTTAATATGTTTTTTTTGGTATTCATTTAGTATTGAAAGGTAATTAAAAGCGGTTTTAAATTGGTTGCTTTTTGGAATTCCTAGTGTTTTCTACTGGAATTCGTTTATCACTCGTTTCGAATGCTTTAAAAATTACTTGTTTACTTTGTTGTAAAGTTATAAAATAAAAAAAATCCTTGTTAAAGGATTTTAGTTGAAGTTATTAACAATCGTTTATGGTCAATAAAATAGGTGCTTAACAGATTTTTTAAAAAATATAGTTGTCAACCGCTTTATCCAGTTCTTCGCTGATGATTTTGGCATATACTTGCGTTGTGCTGATGTCTCGGTGGTCCATCAATTTAGAAACGTGCTCAATTCTCATTCCATTATTTAAAGCATTGGTTGCAAAACTGTGTCTTGATAAATGGAAAGAAAGGTCGAAAGGGAGTTTTATTTTTGTCCCCAATTTTTTAAGATGCCAATTTGCCAATTTATTGAAAGCTGCTGTTTGAAAATAACGTTTTGCCTCGCTTTCCAAATAACCCTTTTTGTCGACAATAACCGGAAAGATAAAATCATCGTGATTGGCATTTTCTTTTTTGTATTTTTCTAAAATATCGATAGCCACTTTACCAATTTTAAACTGGTGTACTCTTCCAGTTTTACGAATGTGTTTGTTGATTTTATGTTCAGCTTCATTGTAATTAGAATATTGCATTTCGATAACATCACTAAAACGCAAACCTCCGGCATAAATAGAGAAAAGAAATAAATCTCTCCACATCATAGCTTTTTTTCCTTCTATGAGCTTTAAATTGGTTAAAGCATCAATCTGTACTTTATTAAGAAATAATCTTTTAGAAGAGCTGATTTTTAGGGTTATTTTGCTAAATGGAAACATAGTTTCGGGAATTACTTCTTCACGAATAGCATCCCTGAATATGGTTCCGAGCACAATTATGGAAAGGCGTTGCGTTGTATCTCCGTTGCCTAAAGTATCTCCTAAATGAAATTTATAGTCGTTTAATAGTGCTACCGTAATTTCATCAAAATACACATCCTTTGTTCCCATATATTTTTCAAATTTATCAACCTGAGAGGTGTATGCTCTGTAAGTGGAATAAGAAACAGTACTTTTGATTTTCTCTAATCTCTTTCTGGCATATTCAAAAAAGTTTGGCACTTCTTTTCCCTTTATGGCTTCTTTGAGCTTTTTAACCGATACGGTTTTTACTTTGCGTTCCATATCTGCAACCTGACCTTCAGCATCAGCGATCTTTTGAGATAATGCAGCATTCATCCGGGCACTGTTGGAATGGTTCTTTTTTACTTTCT carries:
- a CDS encoding VapE domain-containing protein; this translates as MVTIFKNFNEVVEHKTIPTILEEIKTGKYKPGIIYLRKSLAEKKEEAYNKAKKSLPAFTPSGKFVGGRKLEFLAEYSNCIILDIDKLSKEQLQNAKMIAAQSEFTYACFISPSGNGLKILVKINSDKANHKEAFLLVQAHYESILKLEIDKSGKDVTRLCFYSWDENLYLNENASTFVTSSAVEMPLENVCHTEPVEVQPTTDNTDAIYNHCVNFTEKKVQFVNGSRNVFVHQLACNLNRKGIALQEALGYILTDFGYDEKEVTQAVNSAYGNIHEFGKNEKFEQPNKPKKAANFSITDTTDEDDEDKPKPTQIDRLELFLSTRYVFRHNMVSGKLEFQYFGKKKWNVMNDFIENSMLRECLKGRIKTNLSSLRNLLYSDFCELFNPFEDYFFNLPTYDEKTDYITELANTITTTKQDLWQQCFKKWLVAMVGCVLDEKVINHTVIVFSGKQGLGKTTWVEKLVPKPLKEYLFSGTINPNNKDTLVQLAECMLINLDELENLNRSEIGSLKEIITKTQIRMRKAYGHNNETMPRRASFAGSVNTAQFLNDSTGSRRFLCFELEGIKYQHDVDINMAFSQALFLFKSGFRFWFDQEEIKSITENNEQYQLHSPEEELLLTWFSPCERDKANIFLNASQIASKIAEKAKININDATINKLGKALKKHNFIRLKKNGLAVYALIENTYEEVDNKNKTVDEEQK
- a CDS encoding helix-turn-helix domain-containing protein, producing MDAIIFTKDQFTDLMSKLDTIQSQISIKADPKKETFLDNQEFLLLMKISKRTAQTWRDEGKISFSQVGNKIYYKLSDVEKLLTEHYNKSFKGR
- a CDS encoding site-specific integrase, whose protein sequence is MASVKLILRTHQVDQTGHSPLYIRIIKDRKTKFITAGVKLKENEWDEAKQKVKKNHSNSARMNAALSQKIADAEGQVADMERKVKTVSVKKLKEAIKGKEVPNFFEYARKRLEKIKSTVSYSTYRAYTSQVDKFEKYMGTKDVYFDEITVALLNDYKFHLGDTLGNGDTTQRLSIIVLGTIFRDAIREEVIPETMFPFSKITLKISSSKRLFLNKVQIDALTNLKLIEGKKAMMWRDLFLFSIYAGGLRFSDVIEMQYSNYNEAEHKINKHIRKTGRVHQFKIGKVAIDILEKYKKENANHDDFIFPVIVDKKGYLESEAKRYFQTAAFNKLANWHLKKLGTKIKLPFDLSFHLSRHSFATNALNNGMRIEHVSKLMDHRDISTTQVYAKIISEELDKAVDNYIF